DNA from Acidobacteriota bacterium:
CGGGACCGCCGTCGACATCATCGATGTGATGATTGGCGTACTCAAGGGAGAAGGCCCGAGCCCGATCACCGCCATGGCAGAACCGATGGCGTCGGGCGAGTCGGATCTGATTGCCGAGCCGGACCCGGCCGGACCGACATGCTACGAGGCCTGGGTCGTCGAAGTCGTCGCGGCGTGGCAAGACTACGAGGCGTGCGTCTACAGCTTTGCGTGGTACAACCCTCTCAGGGAAGTCTGTGCCCTTGCGTGGGTCATCCGCGTTGAATCAGCCTGGTTTCGCTTGATTGGGTGTTCCTCGATTCCCCTCAAGCTGGAGGCGAGCGATGTCGAAACCGACCTCGGTCTTCGTTAGCGTGCTTGTCGGTGTGCTGCTGGCCGGGCCCCTGGCGGCGCTGGCTCTAGTGGCGGTGCCGGAACAGTGGCGCGGCCCGGCCGTGCCGGTGACCGTTGTCGCGGTGACGATCGCCCTGGTCGTCTTTGTGCGCCAGCCCAGACGGCCGTCCGACTGATCACGCGATACCCGTGCGCGGGAGGGACGATCTGCGGGTGCTCATCGGCCGGGCGCTACTGGCCGGTGGGCACCCATCGCGGTTTGCGCGTGCTATCCTCTTGGCGATGATCGGCACCTCCACCGCTCCACGCCCGATCGCTTCCGAGAACCCATTAGACCCGCCCTCGCCGATGTTCGAGCGCGGCCTTCTCTTGCTGATTCTCATGGCGGCGCTTGCCGTGCGCCTCAGGCATCACCTGGCGGGCGTGCCGTTTGCCGCAGGCATAGACGAGCCGCTCATTGTCGGCCGAGCGCTGCGAATCCTGCAGACCGGCGACTGGAACACGCACGCGTGGAACTACCCATCGCTGGTCATCTACCTCCACGCGCTCGACGCGGGAGCGCGCTATCTGCTGGGCGTGCTCCGGGGTGAGTGGAATTCCCTGTCTCGGATGAACATCGCCGCGGTGTTCGAGGTCGGGAGAGTGGTCACGGCCCTGGTCGGCACCGCGACCGTGTGGATCACCTACCGCATAGGGCGCGATCTCGATTCACCACGGTTGGGGCTGGCGGCGGCGGCCATGCTCGCGGTGCTGCCGATGCACGTGCGGGAATCGCACTTCATGCTGACCGACGTGCCGATGACCGCATTGACGACGCTGAGCGTGTGGCTGGCCATCCGGGCGGGTCAGGATCGCACCGTGTCGGCCTACGCCTGGGCGGGCGTGGCGGCGGGGCTCTCGGCGGCCGCGAAGTACAACGGCGGGGTCGTGTCGGTTGCGGTGGTCATCGCGTGGTTGGTCTTCGACCGGTCGTCGTCGGACAGGGCCCGTAAGGCCGCTGCGGCGGTGGGGGCCACCGCGGTGGCGTTCCTCGTCGGCGCGCCGTACACGCTGCTCGATCTGCCGAACTTTCTCGAGGGCTTTGGCGCCGAGTTCGGCAAGTTCGCGACGAAGGGCAGAAGCCCGGCCGGCGATCCGGTCTGGCTGATCTACTACAAGCACCTCGCGTTGTCGGCGTGGTTCTGGATGCCGACGGCCGGCGCCGGCGTGTTTCTCGTCCTGGCGCGCAAGGCCACGCAAGCGAGGTGGTTGATCCCGGTGGGTTTTGCCGTCGTGTATTCCTACGTCCTCGCGACGCACGGTGGCATCGTCTTCGCTCGCTATGCGCTCCCGCTTGCGCCAATGGTCTGTCTGTTGGCGGCCGCACCGATCGTGGCAATCGCCCGCGTGATCAGCTTGTACGCGGCACCCGGGAAGGGGAAACTCGGCGCCGCCTTCGCGATCTGTGCGACGCTCGTGTTTGTCGTACAGTTCGGCGTGGGGTCGGCCCGGTGGCTCCAGGCCTTCCAGAGGCCAGACACGAGGACCGTAGCCTCGACGTGGCTATGGGGGCACTCGGCGACCGGCTCGCGGGTGGCTGTTGAGAACAACGGCCCGACGTACCTCGGCTCCGCCGGACTGGACGTCACCCTCACCGAGCGCATCATTGATCGGCCGCTCGAGTCCTACGTGAAGGACGGATTCGATTACCTGGTCATCAGCACCGAAGGCATCAACCGCTACGACCCATACCTGCAGGCGGGCCCGCAGGTCTTCCACGTGTCGCCCGACGAGACCATGTGGGGCCCAGACATCCGCATCATCAAGCTCCCCAAGTAGCAGGATCGCACCTGCAGTGACGCCGGACGCACCGGAGGCGCCGGTCGGCCCGATCCCTCGGAACAACATCGTCATGGCCAACAGCACGGATGCACTGCCGGGAT
Protein-coding regions in this window:
- a CDS encoding glycosyltransferase family 39 protein; protein product: MRGRDDLRVLIGRALLAGGHPSRFARAILLAMIGTSTAPRPIASENPLDPPSPMFERGLLLLILMAALAVRLRHHLAGVPFAAGIDEPLIVGRALRILQTGDWNTHAWNYPSLVIYLHALDAGARYLLGVLRGEWNSLSRMNIAAVFEVGRVVTALVGTATVWITYRIGRDLDSPRLGLAAAAMLAVLPMHVRESHFMLTDVPMTALTTLSVWLAIRAGQDRTVSAYAWAGVAAGLSAAAKYNGGVVSVAVVIAWLVFDRSSSDRARKAAAAVGATAVAFLVGAPYTLLDLPNFLEGFGAEFGKFATKGRSPAGDPVWLIYYKHLALSAWFWMPTAGAGVFLVLARKATQARWLIPVGFAVVYSYVLATHGGIVFARYALPLAPMVCLLAAAPIVAIARVISLYAAPGKGKLGAAFAICATLVFVVQFGVGSARWLQAFQRPDTRTVASTWLWGHSATGSRVAVENNGPTYLGSAGLDVTLTERIIDRPLESYVKDGFDYLVISTEGINRYDPYLQAGPQVFHVSPDETMWGPDIRIIKLPK